From Terriglobales bacterium, one genomic window encodes:
- a CDS encoding response regulator transcription factor: MDEIIRIVIADDHPIFRDGLRRLLEAEPGLQVVGEASDGQQAVQLAQSLKPDVLLLDLAMPRYPGLDALRELSRGNGHQVRTLLLTASIEKQQIAEALQIGARGVVMKEAATQVLFTALRAVMRGQYWVGHEAVTDLPQHLRSQLKTEPRGGAKPRPYGLTNRELEIVGSIVDGNTNKEIAQKFSLSEDTVKHHLTSIFDKLGVANRLELALFAINNRLIG, translated from the coding sequence ATGGATGAAATCATTCGCATCGTCATTGCCGACGACCACCCGATTTTTCGTGACGGCCTTCGCCGCCTGCTGGAAGCCGAGCCCGGCTTGCAGGTGGTTGGTGAGGCCTCAGACGGCCAGCAGGCGGTGCAGCTGGCGCAATCGTTGAAACCGGACGTCCTTCTTCTTGACCTCGCGATGCCGCGCTATCCCGGCCTCGACGCCTTGCGCGAGCTCTCCCGCGGCAACGGGCACCAGGTCCGGACGCTGTTGCTCACCGCCAGCATCGAGAAGCAGCAGATCGCCGAGGCCTTGCAAATCGGCGCTCGGGGTGTGGTGATGAAAGAAGCCGCCACCCAGGTGCTGTTCACGGCTTTGCGGGCGGTCATGCGGGGCCAGTACTGGGTTGGCCACGAAGCCGTCACCGACCTGCCGCAGCACCTCCGTTCGCAGCTCAAGACGGAGCCACGCGGCGGCGCGAAACCGCGCCCCTACGGCCTGACCAACCGTGAACTGGAGATCGTGGGGAGCATCGTCGACGGCAACACCAACAAGGAGATCGCGCAAAAGTTTTCGCTCAGCGAAGATACGGTGAAGCACCACCTCACCAGCATCTTCGACAAGCTCGGCGTTGCCAATCGCCTGGAGCTGGCGCTCTTTGCGATCAACAACCGGCTGATCGGCTGA